The sequence below is a genomic window from Macaca fascicularis isolate 582-1 chromosome 3, T2T-MFA8v1.1.
TTTAGGGAGGAGACGCCCCCAAAATCATGAGTGGGACAGCTCTTGCCTTGGCATGCCACACTTTGCATAAGGGTGAAGGGCCACCCCTGCCTTTACAGCCCCCTTCTTACAACCTGGGCAGCACTGGAGGGGTGCAGACCAGGCCCACCTCCACTCTTGCCCCCAGGGATCCACATGGGACAGGCTACAGCCCAGACATGACAGGAGATTTATGAGCTGGGCCACATCACAGGCAAACAAACATCTCTAGTCACGACACACGCTGCCTCTCAGCAACCAGGAAGGAGAGGCTGTGGGCCCTGGAACAACAAGGCCAGGAGGGGTATAAAAGCCGGAGAGCCCCACGAagctcacacactcacacactcactcactcccaCACTCACTCCCTCACACCTCCTCCAGCTCACCTCCCCAACCCCAGCGTGGCCGCATCTACCATGTCCGTCTGCTCCAGCACTTACTCTGACTCCTGGCAGGTGGACGACTGCCCAGAGAGCTGCTGTGAGCCCCCCTGCTGTGCCCCCAGCTGCTGTGCCCCGGCCCCATGCCTGACCTTGGTCTGCACCCCAGTGAGCTGTGTGTCCAGCCCCTGCTGCCAGGCGGCCTGTGAGCCCAGCCCCTGCCAATCAGGCTGCACCAGCTCCTGCACACCCTCATGCTGCCAGCAGTCCAGCTACCAGCCGGCTTGCTGCACCTCCTCCCCCTGCCAGCAGTCCTGCTGCGTGCCCGTCTGCTGCAAGCCTGTGTGCTGCaagcctgtgtgctgtgtgcccaCCTGCTCTGGGGATTCCTCTTCATGCTGCCAACAGTCTAGCTGCCAGCCAGCTTGCTGCACCTCCTTGCCCTGCCAGCAGGCCTGCTGTGTGCCTGTCTGCTGCAAGCCCGTctgctgtgtgcctgtgtgctcTGGGGCTTCCTCTCTGTGCTGCCAGCAGTCTAGCTGCCAGCCGGCTTGCTGCACTACCTCCTGCTGCAGAccctcctcctctgtgtccctCCTCTGCCGCCCCGTTTGCAGGTCCGCCTGCTGCGTGCCCGTCTCCTCCTGCTGTacccccacctcctcctgccaGCCCAGCTGCTGCCGCCCGGCCGCCTGTGTGTCCCTCTTCTGCTGCCCCACGTGCTCCCGCCCGGCCTGCTGAGCCCTCTGCTCAGGCCAGGAGTCTAGCTGCTGATGTGCACACCCCCCTGGGCCAGCTGGGTTCAATTCCTGACCTGGTTTAGGTGGTTGCCCCCACCTAGGATGGGTCCCTGTGTCTCCCCTGTGCTGAGGTGACCTCCCCCTCCTTGCTCCCAGGAGCCCCCATTCTCGCAGCTCCCCACCTCTTGCCTCCCAGCAGGTGCCCAGCTGCCTGCTGGGTCCCCTGTCCTCCCTCCCAGCTTTTCTGCCGTGGGTCACTTGGCCTCAACTTGAACCTGTCAgcacctcctcctgctcccgaATAAACTCTCCTTGGTCACCTGATTCTCTTTTCCTGTTGTGCTCCTGGGGGGACACACAGTTTTGAGCTGACATTGGTCTCCTCCAGCCATGACTGTTTCTAGGAGTGAGTGACTTAACCTAGAAGTCACAGGGGACAGTGGCCTAACTCCTTCAGGGAGGTCACCAGGTGGGACTCCCGGCCACTCCCAGGAAGGCTcagtcctggctcagcctccatgCCCGGGTCTTCCTGAGCCTGGTCATTCACTGTGGTGCCCTGGGCTGTGGGGCTCTCCAGGTCCCAGGGCCGTCCCACTGTCCCACCTGGGAGAGCCCACCCTTCAGGGTCACCTGCCAGGAAGCTGATCTGGCATCCGGGCACTGCAGCCTCCAGGTCTGGTCACTCGCTCTGTGCCACCCCCTGAGGGTTCTGCCCATTTAGCAGCAATGCGAGGGGAGAGTGAGGGGTGCTGCACCTGCACAGGAAACAAGGGACTTGATGGGGACAAAAGCATCATGGGGTGGGCGGATGGATGCACAGGATTCCCCGAAACCTGGGCACTGCTCGGGTTCTTCTCTGGGGGCAGCAGGTTCCACGGAGGTATAGGGATGAGGAGCCTGGGTCCCACAGATGACGCCGGTGTGGGCACACAGTCAGCGACACTCCCATCTCTCTAAGGCTTGGTCCACGCAGGGGGCATGAGCTGCCTGTGGTGTCCTGTGGGAAAGGCCCTCAGTGGGGACAGTGGTAAGATCAGGCAGCACATGGGGCTCTGAGCAGAGCAGTCTGTCCTCAGACTGAGACAAGCTCCTCCAGGCCAGCTGCAGAGACCAAAACCCTGATGAGAATGCCCGCCCGGGATACTGCAGTCGCCCCGCAGCCAGACCGGCCACAGCTTGATGGATGTGGTGCTGCCGTGGCTGTGGTCACAGCAGGCGCAGAAACGCCACAGAAAGTGAGGTGGAACCCAGGCGGGGGGCTGAGGGGGGGCGTGTGATTGCTGCCCAGTGCCCTCAGTGACTGGGGGACCCTGCGTGACCCCGGCTCGGCCTGCTCTGCTCTCAGCTCCCTGCCCTCTGCACTGACGGCTACTGGGAACCCACTATGGCCTAAGTGCATGGCCGCCCACACTGTTTCCTGTTCACATTCTTAGCCCATTTTCCATCATGCTGTGTGTTTGTCTTATGGATTTAGGGCTGGGGGACCCTCTGTCCATCACATGCACTCTAAATATTTCCAAACCCGTCATTGCTTCTGTACGGCACACTCCCTGAGACTGGAAACAGGCCTACATTTGCTGATGCTGGTTTCATTGTTATTGCCTAGATTCAACTTTTTGCCCCATTTGCTGATAGGACTTGTGTGAGGTATGACGTATTAATCTTTCTCTTCCACCAATAGCCAACTGTCCCTTTTTAAAGTTAGTTTGTTCTCTCCAACTCCCATTTGAAACATCTCTTTCACCTGATAAAAATGTTTGTATAGTCTGCTTCTGAAatctatattttgtattttgttctatGAATCTCTTGATCTACCCTTGCATCCATTCCAGATGTTTTACCTATGTTATTCAGCTTCATAATACATCCTAACAGCTCATAAGGAAAGTGCCACtatcttattttctaaaaacGTTGATTCTAGCTTGTTCTCGATTAATTTTAGAAAGCTTTTCAAGTAGTTTTTAAACTGCTAtaatttttattgggattgcattgagCTTTTAAATATGTAGGAGGAAACTATAATTGTTCATATTGTCTTGCCTTGCAGTTACATAGTACAATAGGCCCATTTAGAATTCTATCATTTTCTTCTATAGGTCTAAAATATTCCTCTTtgggttaattcctaggtatttcatagGGATGTTTTACTAGTGTGAATGGGGAACAGTTTTCTGTTATGTTGTCTTCGTACATAAATcttacatatatatctatataaactACTCGTATATATATTGTCTTCATATCAAACCATATGTTTAGCTCCTTTCCTTTGCAAGTTCTCTTATTAGTTCTTACAGTTTGTCATTGATTTTCTTGGATTTTTCTGTGTAGATGAGCTTATCATTTGAAAATAAGGAGAATTTAGCTTCTCATTTCCAATCTTTAAAACTcccatttctattgtttttcctgTAGCAACATTACTTTCAACACCCAGGATAATgctgaataaaattaaaagaatccTTGATTGTTCCTGACTTTCATGAGAAAGTGCCAAAGGTTCACCACTGCACACGGTGTTTGCTGTGGGGTTTAAGtagaaaccttttatttttaaagcaagtctttctatttcctttttgctATGAATTTTCATTTACTAGAATCAAGAAGGAATGTTCAGAGGGGGAAAAGTGGATTCTAAAGACATGGTGTTCCCTGAGGCATAGTTTCTAAATCTCCCTAAATCCCAAATAGAAACAGAATTAtcagatagaaaaagaaaaatccatggTTCCATTTAGGACAGAACTTAATGGCAAGATATCACCCAAGGGCCCTAAATGCGAGTGGGTAGGAACCAGGCCCAGAAGCCAGTGTTGCTGAGGTCTGTGCAGGAGGACGCCCGGGAAGCACTCACAAAAGAAGGAGCCTGAGGATGGGAGAAGCCCAGCGCTGCCTGGAAAGGGGGCCAGAGTGCAAGCAGCCCCTGCAGCTGGGCAGGTCGCTCCTCTCCATCAGCCATGGAGCACCAGTGGCCGCAGGGAGAAGCCTGACAGGGCTGGACTCGGCCACTGTGAACTCTTGAGCCTGAGTCACCAGGGCTTCCTTCCATGGAAGGGTCCCTCTGTCTCCCAACCTGAGGGTAAGGAGCTTGGAATGGAAACAAAGTTGGGCAGGACAGAAAGTCCACTTCCGGTGGAAAAAGACCTAATAGCCCcataggtagtttttttgttttggttttgttttgttttgttttgttttgataaacatagaaattgatccTTCTGGTCTCAAAGCTCAAAACTTTGcttcatctgtaatcccagaactttgggaggccgaagcaggcaaatcacctgaggtcaggagttcaagaccagcctggctaacatggtgaaaccccgtctctactaaaaatacaaaattagctgggtgtggtggcaggcgcctgtaatcccagctacttgtgaggctgaggcaggaaaactgcttgaacctgggaggcggaggttccagtgagcagggatcttgccactgcactccagcctgggcaacagagtgagactctgtctcaaaaaaacaaaaaacaaaaataaaaacaaacaaaacctttgcTTTATCTGGGCAAGGAAGCAATGATGATGAACAAGGGGCCCCATGCCTCATTGTCAGGATGTGGTGATCTggtgattgattgattgaatgaGCAAAAAAGCTCATTGATACTTTTTTGAGAGGCCTTTGTtttacacattgttacatttcttccctgctacatAAATCCCTGGTTTTAGTCAggaagatggatttgagactgaacTCGCATCTCCTCCGCTGCAGCACCTGACTAAAGCCTTCTTCCTGGGCAACTGATTGTCTCAGTGACTGGCTTTTTGTGTGTGAACAGCAGGACCCAGACTGAACCCCGGGTGTTTCAGTAACACACCAGGATGGAGTAAGAAGGACTAGATGGACTTTCCCACCTGGGCCAGCTGAAACAATTATCAAAATCATGCAACAGTGGTTTGGGATATTGGGCTTGAGGCAGCACAGCACAGGCACCCCTGAGAGCAGGAGGCAAACACAGAAGTCTCACGACCATCCCTCCCAACACCCTGCTTAGAGAGTTTCCAGGAGACAGTGCAGACAGGGGAACCTGGGTTTCAGAGATGGATCTGGGAGGCAAGGAAGACCAAGGCAGTTCATGTTCCTAGGACAGAGTGCCAGAGGGGAAAGGGCTGCACCAAGAGAGCTGCCAGCTTCCACAGAGGTCCCCTCAAATCTTCAGCTTAGTAATGACCAGCAAATGTGTGTGAGACTGAGACTGGAGAGAACTGATAAAATTAGGTGCCATAACCCTCAGAGACCAAACAGAGCCAGAAATAGTGCCAACTCCCACCTGCTGGGGTGGAAAAGCCTCATAGTTTTCAAGGCATTGGGTAGATGACTCTGAAGTGGGAGCACAACTAGCCCTAGAGTAACCACTGGTCCAGTCCTGCCTAACCCAGCTTATAGGCAAGCTGCAAGATAATGAGCTTTCCAGTAACTTAACTGCACCCTAGAACACAACTCAAGAGCATTCGTAGGAATCAAAATATCCAGCACccaataacataaaattcacaatgCTGGGCATCCATTCTAAAACTACCAGGCATGCAAAGaggcaggaaaatgtggcacctatTAAGGACCAGATCAGGTGAAACTAACTCAGAAATGTCACAGATCATAGAGTAAGCAAGGACATTAAAGAGTCATAACTATATTCCATATATTCAAGAAGTTAGAGAAAAGGTAGGCATATCAAGGAAAGACGAGGAGGATCtttttaaagaagacacaaagagAACATCTAGAGAGGAAAACAATACCTGAGGTGAAAATTGCACTGGATGagattaacagcagaataaacactgcagaagaaaaatcaagtgaatatgaagacatagcaatagaaacgATCTAAAAGGaaacacagagacaaaaaaacaaagcactaGTGAGTTGTAGGAAATATCCAGTAACCTCACATACATGTAATTGGGGTTCTCacgaagagagaggaggaggcatGGAAAAGAGACTGTCAGATTAGATAAAAAGGCAAATCTCAACTATGCTTCTTGCAAGAAGTACACTTTACATAAAATGACACAAAGAggttaaagtttttaaatgaaaaaaggacTAAATTAATCCTGAAGCAGGCATAAAGTATGAAACagtaaagataaaagcagaaattaagtgaaaaataataaaacaatgtgATAATCAGTGAAACCAAAGCTTggtctttgaaaagataaatttaataaacatCTAGTTAAACTTACTGGGAAAAGATAACAAAGACACAAATTGTCAATctcaggaagggaagaagaggcaTTACCACATATCCCACAagcattaaaagaataaaaacaggccagagcagtggatcacacctgtaatcccagcattttgagaggctgaattgggaggattgcttgaggtcaggagttcaagaccagcctgggcaatatagcgagactccatccatataaaaactttaaaattacctGGGCAGGTGGCATGTGCatatcgtcccagctactcgggaggctgaggcaggaggatcacttgagcccaggagttcaaggctgccaaAAACTGTACACAAACAATGTTTACAGAAGCTTTGTCCATAATCATCAAAACAGGAGACAAAACATCCTTCAGTCATTGAATGGGTAAACAacctgtggtatatccatacaatggaatactactgagcaaTTAAAAGCAATAAACTATTGACATACAGCACAACTTGGATGAATCCCAAGTGCATTTTGCTCAGTGAAACAAGTGAGACCTGCTGGGTggcatattgcatgattccattcatTATTCTACACACTGAATGTCCAAGTTACATGACATTCTAGAAGAGACAGTGAGTCAACACAAGGGGATTTTTGAGGATGCTGGAATTCCTCTGTCTGGCACTGTGGTGGTAGATACAGGACTTGAAATACTTGTCAAAATTCATGGAACTATGCACCACAAAGggtgaattaaatgaaaaaggagaaagagggggagagggcaggaggatgatgaggaggaggaggacaaggaggaggaggaggaggacgaggaggaggaggaggacaaggaggaggaggacaaggaggaggaggacgaggaggagaagcaagaggaggaggaggaggatgaggaggaggatgaggaggagaaggatgaGGATAAGGAGGAAGAGGATTAATCATTGCTACTTGGTTCTATAAGGTTAAGGGAAGCAGGTGTACTTCCTCTCCCTAAAGAAGTTAAGAacctaatttttgatttttttttttttgctccttaTTCTTTTATGTATTATACTTCTCTTTgaagttgctttttgttttgtgggACTATATGCTCTGAAGACATTTCATAGTTGCATTGTGTGAAACGCTCTGATTTCCGTTAGACCAGATGATTTAGTAGAGTTCGATATTCCCAGTAACTTTCCCGCAGACTGAAGACTTGGTTCGATTGTCGTTGGACATGCAGATTTTCTAAGCTGCAGTAGGATGCCAGTCTCTCTAGAGGTTGTTAgggtttttctttatatttggtgtcagaagtgtcaCCAGCCTGTCCAGATGTGCAGCATTCTCCATTCAGTTTGTCCCATATTTGGTAAAATTTCAAATCTGAAGACCCTTGGTTTCATTCCATCCTGGGAAGTTTTCTCCGAttttgatttctcccttttgccGCTCTTTCTGGAAAATCCTATTTGATGAACATTGGATATTCTGGAAGAATCATGTTTCTCTTAAGTTTTCTCCTATATATGCCATCTGTGTCATTTTGCATTGTGTGTGAGacacttctttctctcttcccgtTAACTCCTTCTCGCCGCAGCGGCTCCAGCCTGCTGTTCAGCCCTTCTCTGCGTGCAGGGCGTCTTCAGCTCATGAGCAGCACTCATCAGAGGGGCCCTCACTCTGTCCTGACTTTCagcgccctgttgcccaggcacaGAGTCTGGGATTTCAGGTCCCCTGCAACATAACAGAGTGCACAGCTCAAAAGACAGCCTGCATGCTGAGGATACATGTTCTGTGAAATGTCTGCTTAGAGCACCAGGCACAGAACAGGGCATCAACCCAGCCCTCAACCCTAATCAGGGATTTTACAGGCTGGGCAAATAGTGTTGTGTAAATAAACTAGAATGAATGAGGACTCCAAGGACCCAGCTCAAAACACCAACAAGGAAAGGGAAGACTTGTGGAGCCTCCAGCTAGAACAACACACACCCTAGCCAGATATAAAAGCCCAGCTGCCCACAGCACCTCAggcactcactcacacacacccccggCTCAACCCCCAGTATGGCCGCATCCACCATGTCCGTCTGCTCCAGTGATCTGAGCTATAGCAGCCGGGTCTGCCTGCCCAGATCCGGTGACTCTTGCACTGATTCCTCCTGGCAGGTGGACGACTGCCCAGAGAGCTGCTGTGAGCCCCCCTGCTGTGCCCCCAGCTGCTGCGCCCCAGCCCCCTGCCTGACCCTGGTCTGCACCCCAGTGAGCTGTGTGTCCAGCCCCTGCTGCCAGGTGGTCTGTGAGCCCAGCCCCTGCCAATCAGGCTGCACCAGCTCCTGCACACCCTCGTGCTGCCAGCAGTCTAGCCGCCAGCCGGCTTGCTGCACCTCCTCCCCCTGCCAGCAGGCCTGCTGTGTGCCCGTCTGCTGCAAGCCTGTGTGCTGCAAGCCTGTCTGCTGTGTGCCCACCTGCTCTGGGGATTCCTCTTCATGCTGCCAGCGGTCTACCTGCCAGCCGGCTTGCTGCACCTCCTCCCCCTGCCAGCAGGCCTGCTATGTGCCTGTCTGCTGCaagcctgtgtgctgtgtgcctgtctgCTGTGGGGCTTCCTCATGCTGCCAGCAGTCTAGCTGCCAGCCAGTTTGctgtgcctcttcctcctgccagCAGGCCTGCTGTCTGCCTGTCTGCTGCAAGCCCGTCTGCTGCAAGTCCTTctgctgtgtgcctgtgtgctcTGGGGCTTCCTCACTGTGCTGCCAGCAGTCTAGCTGCCAGCCGGCTTGCTGCACCACCTCCTGCTGCAGAccctcctcctctgtgtccctCCTCTGCCGCCCCGTGTGCAGCTCCACCTGCTGCGTGCCCGTCCCCTCCTGCTGtgcccccacctcctcctgccaGCCCAGCTGCTGCCGCCCGGCCTCCTGCGTGTCCCTCCTCTGCCGCCCCACGTGCTCCCGCCCGGCCTGCTGAGGCCTCTTCTCAGGCCAGGAGTCCAGCTGCTGACAGGCATGTCCCCCAGGGCCAGCCAGGTTCAGGTCCTGACCTGGGTTAGGTGGCTGCCCCCACCTGGGATGGGGTCCCCGTGTCTCCCCTGTGCTGAGGTGACCTCCCCCTCCTTGCTCCCAGGAGTCCCATCCTTGCTgctccccagctcctgcctcccaCCATGTGCCCACATGCCTGCTGGGTCCCCTGTCCTCCCTCCCAGCTTCTCTGCACTGGATCACCTGGCCTCAACTTGAGCCTCTCAgcacctcctcctgctccccaaTAAACTGTCCTTGGTCACCATTCTCTTTTCCTGTTGTGCTCCTGGGGGGAAAACATGGTGTGAGCTGACATTGGTCTCCTCCAGCCATGACTGTTTTTAGGAATGAGGGCAGTGGCCTACCTCCTCTGGACGGGTTACCAAGTGGGACTCCGGCCACATCCAGGAAGGCTCAGTCCTGCTCAGCCCCCTTATGCCCTGGGTGTGAGCAGGGCTGGGGTGGAGACTCCCTGCCACAATTCTCCTGGCTGTGGGCTCAGCTCTCCCTTCCCAGCCAGCTCCCTGCCCCACCTCAAGGCTCCCTAACGTTCCCACCATCATTGGAAGGATTTTGTCTTTCCTTTGTCTCTTACTGGCACCCACACATCACACCCATGCTCTGAAAACCTCCAGCTGGGAGTGTTCCCTCTCATGGGGAGCGGGCTGAGTTCAGGTGGCCGCCTCCCTCCATAGCATCAAAGGGGCTGGGTTGTCCTCTCCACTCCGAGGACAACCAGGGGCATGGGACCCAAACTAGGACAAGTGGGTTTTGCTGAATTgaacattaaattaaatatgcagactgtggccaggcacagtggcttatgcctgtaatcccagcactttgggaggccgaggtgggcggatcacaaggccaggagttcgagaccagcctgaccaacatggtgaaaccctgtctctactaaaaagtacaaaacttagccaggcatggtggtgcacacctgtaatcccagctactcaggaggatgaggcagcagaatcgcttgaacccaggagggggagcttgcagtgagctgagattgcgccactgcactccagcctgggtgacacagcaagactctgtctcaaaaaaaaaaaaaaaaaaaagcagaccaTAGGGGGTGATTGGCTTCTTTAGAAAAGTGGCTGCCTAGAATATGGCTTCCAATTTTACATGGACAAAGACttgctaaaaatatatatgcagtcatgtgttgcttaatgacgGGATTACGTTTTGAGGAATGCATTTTTTAGGCGATTTTGTCATCGTGTGAACATCACCGAGTGTATTTACATAAACCTAGACGGTGCAgcccactacacacctaggctgtatggtgcACACATATGGTGCACATGCTGCACACCAAGGTTCTACGGCTCCTAGCTGCAAACCTTACAGCACGCTACAGTGTGAATACTGCAGGCAGTCGCAGTGTACAAACAGTGTATTTGTGTTTCTAAACACAGACAAGATACAGTAAGAAGTCAGTGTTGTAATCTTACAGGACCACCATCCCCTGTGCTGTGCATGGTCGGTGAAACATGGTCTGGCCTCACATGACTGTATACTCTCTGTTTTCACACCTGCTTTACCTTTCAGGCTTAAtcactttcagttctttaattgTGTTAGGCTAGGAGTTAATGGAATCTAAATTGCAAATAAGTATAATCAAGTACTTCATTTCACATAACCCAAGTTGGAAAGGAAGCCAAAAAGCTCTGAGGTCTTGGTGGACACTGCATTTGTATTCATTCTTGTTTTTcaactgtggtaaaatacacataacataaaatttaccatcgaAACTATTTTTA
It includes:
- the LOC123566796 gene encoding uncharacterized protein, with translation MAASTMSVCSSDLSYSSRVCLPRSGDSCTDSSWQVDDCPESCCEPPCCAPSCCAPAPCLTLVCTPVSCVSSPCCQVVCEPSPCQSGCTSSCTPSCCQQSSRQPACCTSSPCQQACCVPVCCKPVCCKPVCCVPTCSGDSSSCCQRSTCQPACCTSSPCQQACCLPVCCKPVCCKSFCCVPVCSGASSLCCQQSSCQPACCTTSCCRPSSSVSLLCRPVCSSTCCVPVPSCCAPTSSCQPSCCRPASCVSLLCRPTCSRPAC
- the LOC102120847 gene encoding uncharacterized protein isoform X1 translates to MAASTMSICSSTCTDSWQVDDCPESCCEPPCCAPSCCAPAPCLTLVCTPVSCVSSPCCQAACEPSPCQSGCTSSCTSSCCQQSSCQLACCTSSPCQQACCVPICCKPVCCVPICCKPVCCVPTCSGDSSSCCQQSSCQPACCTSSPCQQACCVPVCCKPVFCKPVCSGASPPCCQQSSCVSCVSSPCCQAACEPSPCQSGCTSSCTPSCCQQSSYQPACCTSSPCQQSCCVPVCCKPVCCKPVCCVPTCSGDSSSCCQQSSCQPACCTSLPCQQACCVPVCCKPVCCVPVCSGASSLCCQQSSCQPACCTTSCCRPSSSVSLLCRPVCRSACCVPVSSCCTPTSSCQPSCCRPAACVSLFCCPTCSRPAC
- the LOC102120847 gene encoding uncharacterized protein isoform X3; the encoded protein is MSVCSSTYSDSWQVDDCPESCCEPPCCAPSCCAPAPCLTLVCTPVSCVSSPCCQAACEPSPCQSGCTSSCTPSCCQQSSYQPACCTSSPCQQSCCVPVCCKPVCCKPACCVPVCCKPVCCVPVCSGASSLCCQQSSCQPACCTTSCCRPSSSVSLLCRPVCRSACCVPVSSCCTPTSSCQPSCCRPAACVSLFCCPTCSRPAC